The genomic interval CAAGCTTTTCGTCAAGCCCGATGCCGCCAACCAGCTGAAGAAGGAACTCTCGGCCCCTGGTTATCGACCACGCCCGATTGCCATTGGTACCAATACCGATCCGTATCAGCCTGTGGAGCGCGAGTATCGCCTGATGCCCGATATTCTTGATGTGCTGGAAGAAACGGGCCATCCGGTTGCGATTGTCACCAAGTCTGCGCTCATCCTGCGCGATCTGGACAAACTCAAGGCACTCAATGAGCGCAATCTCGTCAAGGTGGCTCTTTCTGTGACGACGATGGACAATCGCCTGTCCCGCGCCATGGAGCCACGTGCAGCGAGCCCGAAACGACGTCTCGAAACCATCTCGCGGCTGGCCGAGGCGGGCATTCCAACCTCCGTCATGGTGGCGCCGGTCATCCCTGCGCTCAATGACAATGAGGTGGAAACCATCCTTACCGCGGCCTATGAAGCAGGGGCGCGGGAAGCTGGCACCATTTTGCTACGCCTGCCCAATGAAGTTAGCCCGCTATTTCAGGATTGGCTGCTGCATCATTATCCTGATCGCTACCGTCACGTGATGAATGTCTTGCGCTCCATGCGCGGTGGCAAGGACTATGACAGTCGAATGGGGCAGCGCATGAAAGGAACAGGGCCTTTTGCTGAGCTTCTTCACAAGCGCGTGGATGTTGTGTGCAGAAAGCTTGGTTATAACTCCAGACGCACACGTCTATCCTTGAAACATTTTGCGGCCCCAAAAAGAAACGAGGCCCAATTATCTCTATTCTGACAGAAGCACTGATTAAAGTTTCTTATGCATGGCAATACTCGGTATTCAGAATGCTTATATTTGCTCTCAGGCGTCTTTAACGCCTGATTAAGTGTTATAATTTTGGATAAATGTGAGTAAATCAAAAATGTTCTATCTTTGGAGAAAGATATCATTTGTACTCTTCACGGAATCACTTTAGGAGCCAACCCAATTAGGTTAATCAACCGGATGCTCCGGTTTTTAAAAGGGTTATAGCAGGGACACGCCGCATCGTTCCTGCTGCGCGGTGAATGTGGCTTCCCTTCACTGCGCCTCCAGCTGCCCCGCTCGATCGCCGACTGGCGGTTTGATCGGGGCAGCCTATTTTTTTCAAAATATGGCAGATTTTCTGTGATAGTGGCCCACCCTATCGATTCTGACTTAATCCCGCGTCCCTTGAGTTTTAGCCTTGGTCAATCATTGGCGTTGAAGCGAAAAATGTGGGCTTTAGATTATTATCTTGATGTCTCAAAGTGCGCGAAAAAGCGTGCAAGCTATCGTAAATAGCCCACACCCTCTTGTGAAACACTTTTCTCCGCCCCTCCGGCATACTACGCTAACGAAGTGTTAACTGTTTGATTCGTCGCTTTGAGCGCAGAAACAGGGATTTTCAGCAGTACTGAGCAGGCTGGAATTTGAAAAATATGGGCTTTACGCCCGATGAGTAGCGGCAGCGAGTAAGGCGATTGATCGTCCCGCGAAGCTGAAGATGTAACTAGTAAAGCAGCGGGGGCACGAAATGCCTGTAACGGAGATGAAAACATGCAAAGGCTAGGGGCCGTTTTTATCGCCATTTGTATGGTCGCCATCTCCATGTCTATTGGTGCGATGCTGCATTTCAAATTCGGCTTGTCTATTACTGAGGCCTCTCCTTTTTCCTTTGGCATTTTGCTCACACTTCTGTTGGTGCACTACCAGATTTCCCGCGTGCGTGATCGCATGATGCTTGATGAGCAGATGGATGATCTCACCCGCCTAAAACTCGCCTTGACCAAGGAAGTGCAGGATGTGCGCGAAATGGCGCGTGAGCTGGATAGCACTGTATCGAGCCGCCTTGAAAAAGAGGTGGAACCCATTCTGGCAGAGCTGGATGTGATTGGCACACTGGTCAAGCAATTGGCAGAGAGCTGCGCCGATCTTGATGAGCGGATGCAGCAGGGCGAAGGACAGGTGGCTGAGGTCAACGCCAAGCTGATTGCCGCCACCAGTTCCGTAAAGGAATTGGAGGAACATCTGCGCGCCAACGCGCGCTCTCTGTCCGCAAAATATGAAAGACCGGCCGAGAAGCCTGTCCAACCAGCAGCCCAGCCCGTTGCCCCGAGCTATTCCGAGCCCGCACATCGGTATGATGAGCCCGAGGAGCAGGATGACCGCCCGTCGCCGCAATCCGCAGCGACAGAAGGGGCCCCGACCAGTCCCTTCGCAGAGACGCGGGAACAACCGGTGACGTCGGAAGACGAAGCCAAGGTGCGGCGCGCTCTGGCCCTTGGTCATATCGAGCTGTTCATGCAGCCGATTGTTGCCCTGCCCATGCGCAAGCCACAATATTATGAAGCCCTGACACGGCTCAAGGCCGACGATGGCGAATTGATCACGCCAGACATCTTTTTGCCGGTCTGTCGCCAGAACGGCTTCCTGCCCATGTTGGATCGACTGGCCGTCAATGAGGCATTCCGCCTGTTGCGGCGTCTGTCAGATCGGGGCCATCCGGTGGAGCTATTCTGCAATCTCGCGCTGGAGAGCCTTGCTGATAGCGATTTCTTTGCCCTGATGCGCGATCTGTTCGATCAGAACCGCGATTTGGCCCCCCATGTGATTCTCGAATTCTCGCAGGCCGATCTGCGCAAATTCGGGTTGATGGAAGAAGAGACCCTCAAGCTGCTCAGCTCCATGGGTTTCCGCTTCTCGGTGGACCGTGTCACCAATCTGGCCGCCGGATTTGATGAATTTGCCCAGAAGGGCGTTAAATTCGCAAAGGTTGCCGCGCCAATCCTGACCCATAGGGAAGCCGGTCGCGGGCTGGACATACACCCTGCCGATTTCTCTCGCCTGCTGTCGCGTAAAGGTTTGGATCTGATCGTCACCCATGTTGAAAGCGAGCGCGACCTGGTCAATCTGATCGACTATAATGTGCATCTGGCCCAAGGGGATCATTTCGCGCCAGCCAAGGCGCTGAAGGGCAATCCGGCCACGGTGCGCGGCCCCTTGCAGGCAGGAACCGTTTCCCAGCAGCAACAGGCCGCCGCAGCCTCTCGTCCGGCGATCCGCCCCTCTCAGGTTGCGCGGATGTCCGGGGGCGGCAATGAACCGGCTCCAAACCGGGCTTCGCCAGTTGATCGCCTGTCCCAGTTTCCCGAGCAATCCCGGCTTCAAGCGCCGACATCCCCTTCATCCAGACCGGCCACACCATCGCGTATGCCAAATGGCTCAGGGGCGCCACGCGCGCCACAACGCCCATCTCAGTCTGCTTCCTACGCCAATGAACCAACGGCCGGAGCCGGGACCAACGGGGCAGAGCGCACGCTGGGAGAAAATCCGCGCATAGCCGAGGCCCTGCGCGCCATGGCAGCCGAGGATACCAACAACAGCGAAACCCGCGATCATTTCCGTGCTGTTCTGGCCGAGGCCGCAGGGCTAATTGCTCCGGGCGAAGCATCAGGGCAGCCCGGTGGCGGAGCCGCGCCAACCGTTCGCGCTGCGTCTCAAGATCGTATGCAGCCACAACGCAGCGTAGGCCAGTCAGAGCGTCTGCCTGCTGCTGATGATTTCGGCCTGCAAACGGGAACGGATCGCGGCCAATATATCGAGGTGTCCTGATCACCCATCAATGACACCTAAGAGGCGCGGCATTTTTGCGCACATTTTTGCGATCAAGGACCTCATCTATCTCTTGACCTTGTATTTTTAACAAGAGACAAGAGGAAGAACCTGAAACCATTTCTCGATTTAAAGGGACTGCCATGTCTTCCCGCATCGCTGGCCTTTCAGCCATTGCGCCGAATTACAAGGGACTATTGTCCGATATCTGGGGTGTTCTGCACAACGGGCAAACCGTCAACGACTGCACAGTTGAAGCGCTCGGTAACTTCCGAAAGGATTATGGCAAGGTCATTCTGATCACCAACGCGCCGCGCCCTTCTGCCCAGATTTGCGAGCAACTTGATAGCCTTGGCGTGCCGCGCGACTGCTATGATGCGGTCGTCACCTCGGGCGATGTGACAAGAGCCGAGCTTACCAAAATCGGAAAAAAGAAGGTGTTCCATCTGGGGCACGAGCGCAATTTGCCGCTGTTTGAAGGCCTCGGGCTGGAACTCGTAGGGGAAGACGAAGCGGAGATGATCTGCTGCACCAGTCTTCTGGACAATCTCACTGAGACCCCAGACGATTACGACGCTCTTCTGCATCGTCTTGCCAAGAGGCATCTGCCCTTCGTCTGCGCCAATCCAGACAGGATTGCCGACCAGGGGGGCAAGTTGGTCTATTGCGCTGGCGCATTGGCTGACCGTTATGAGGCCTACGGTGGTGAAATCGTCATGGCGGGCAAACCGGAAGCCCCGATCTATGAGGCGTCTCTTGCCAAATTTACCGAGATCAATGGTGCACCGATTGCCACGTCCGATATTCTGATCATTGGCGACGCTATGCCGACAGATATGCGCGGCGGACATTATCAGAAGATCGACGCCCTGTTCATCACAGCAGGCATTCATGCCCAGGATTTCGGCCCCATGGATGCACCTGACGATGATCGCGTCAGCCTGCGTCTGACCCATGAAGACGTGGAAACGGTCGGCTTCATGACACGCCTTGCCTGGTAAGAAGACGCAGCTCTTTGCGCGGGCGGTTGGATTGGCCGTCCGGCTATCCTATATTCCTGTAGAATAGGGTGGCATGCGTGCCGCCATGCGCCGACAGGAAAAGGAATATGTTATGCCTCAGGATCAGATCCTTCATCTCGCCAATCGTGTTGTGGTCCAGCTGTCCGGCTCCGAGGCTGAAAGCTTCCTGCAGCGGCTTATCACGGTTGATCTGAACGATCTGAAACAGGGTGAGCTTCGGCATGGCGCCTTGCTGACACCGCAAGGGAAAATTGCCATCGATTTTCTGCTCTCCAGAGAAGATGGACTCTTCCGCTTTGATCTGGACAGGGAGCAGCTGGGCACGTTCACAAAAAAGATGACGCTCTATCGTATGCGCTCCGATGTGACGATAGAGGAAAGCAGCGAGCGCGTTGGCGTCGCTTTTGCGCCCAATGCCGATAAGGAGGCGCTCGCCCTGCGTGATATCCGGTCCGATCAGCTTGGCTGGCGGCTTTACGGTGAAGGGGCCAACTGGCAAACCTCGCCGGAGTTGGAAAATGCCTATCTGGCGCGCCATATCGCGGCCATTGTGCCGCAGGCCGGTCTGGACTTTTCTCTCGAAGACGCATTCCCCCATGACATCAATATGGATTTCCTTGGTGGACTTGATTTTGCCAAGGGGTGCTATGTTGGGCAGGAAGTAGTCTCGCGCATGCAGCATCGCGGCACAGCCCGCAAGCGCCTTGTACGCCTTGAAGCGGACATGCCAATTCCATCGACTGGTACCAAAATCCTTGCCGGAGAAAAACCGGTCGGCGAAGTCGGGGCGGTGCTCGACAAACGCGCTCTGGCCATAGTGCGGCTGGATCGTGTGGCCGATGCCCTCAAGGATGGATTGGCTCTGACGGCAGGTGGTGTGCCCTTGCGCGTAGAGCTGCCAGAGTATGCCGACTTTGCTCTCCCTGCCTGAGCGGGGTTTTCTGCCAACTCTTGTTGCAATTTGCATGAGGCCGTCATTGCTTCTTTGGTGATGACGGCCTTTTTGCGCCGGTTCGGTTGCATAACTGCCCAATTGCTCCTCTATTTTTGGTCCATGCTTAACAAAATTACAAGTTGTGGGTATCCTTCAATGCTTTATTAAGCATCTCTCCTTAGGCTGATGGGCATTGGGGACGAGGGATTGCTAAAATGTCGACGGACTTGCTTGTACTGGATTCATTGGTTGCAGACATCGCTGATTTTGCCAAAAAGCAGATTGATGAAGGTGATCTTTCAGGGCCGCGCTTCGGCGCCTATGTGAAGCTGGCCTGGTGCACGCAGTCTGGCACACCATGCTATTCCGATTGCCAGAATATTACCGAAGCTCTGCAAACCCTGCGCGATCTGGAGCAGAATGAGCAGGTCGATAGCTTCTATGTGGCCATGACCGCAGCCGGCATGGAAGCCTTCCCGCAAATGAATACACCGCTCAGCGATTTTGATGCGATCCGCCGCATGGGCGCTGCCTTGCGCGAGGTTGCCTGACGCTCGCCTACTCATAGGATCGGCAGTAAGTCTTGATCAGGATTGGCCCCATTCGGGGCCTTTTTCATGAGCGCAACTTGGCCCGTTTGAGATGCTCATCAAGGCGGGGCATGATTTCAACGAAATTGCACGGTTGATGGCGATAATCGAGCTGATGGACGAGGATCCCATCCCAAGCATCCTTGCAGGCTCCGCTTGAGCCGGGAATGCAGAAAATGAAGGTGGTTCCAGCCAGTCCGGCCGTGGCCCGCGACTGGATGGTCGATGTGCCGATGGTTTCAAACGAGATCTTGTGAAACAGCCACGAAAAGCCGTCCATCTGTTTGTCAAACAGCGGGGTCATGGCTTCCGGCGTTACGTCGCGGCCGGTAAAGCCGGTGCCTCCCGTCGAAATGATGACATCCACGCCCTCATCGGCAATCCACGCCTTGGCTTGCGCCTGAATCGCCTCGACATCGTCTTTCACGATGGCTCTGTCAGCGAGGCTATGCCCCGCAGCCTGCAAACGGTCTACGAGAGTTTGACCGGATTTATCATCCGTTAGCGTGCGCGTATCGGACACCGTCATGATGGCAATTTTCATCGGAATGAAAGAGCGGGGCGCATCGGAATCGGGAGAATGGGAATAGGCCATAGGTGTCTTTCCTGTCGGTCTTTGGCAAAGGAGCATCAAGCGTGAGCCGATTGAATGGTCTAACAGCTTGTCCTGTCAAGATGCAAAAGCAGACCTCAACTCTGCAGCGCTCATCCGCTCATACTCCGTTTACACGCTAGCGCCCGATATAGCGATCGCGCCGGTGATTGATGGCGATGATGGAATTGAGCACGATGGAGCCCAGAACCGACCAGGCGATGATGGGCCAGGGGAAGAAAAACAGCGCGGTGGCGAAAATAGCCAGATCCAGCAACTGCTGCACATAGCCAGCCCGAAAGCCGGTAA from uncultured Cohaesibacter sp. carries:
- a CDS encoding PA0069 family radical SAM protein — translated: MAPAKANARNQGLEDADPFVGFQVDPDLHKGKRIRGRGTRSNKTGRFEPYQTEPVDDGWSYPDGEEPLPPLRTEVQEEKARTIITRNDSPDIPFDRSINPYRGCEHGCIYCFARPTHAYMGLSPGLDFESKLFVKPDAANQLKKELSAPGYRPRPIAIGTNTDPYQPVEREYRLMPDILDVLEETGHPVAIVTKSALILRDLDKLKALNERNLVKVALSVTTMDNRLSRAMEPRAASPKRRLETISRLAEAGIPTSVMVAPVIPALNDNEVETILTAAYEAGAREAGTILLRLPNEVSPLFQDWLLHHYPDRYRHVMNVLRSMRGGKDYDSRMGQRMKGTGPFAELLHKRVDVVCRKLGYNSRRTRLSLKHFAAPKRNEAQLSLF
- the moaB gene encoding molybdenum cofactor biosynthesis protein B; its protein translation is MAYSHSPDSDAPRSFIPMKIAIMTVSDTRTLTDDKSGQTLVDRLQAAGHSLADRAIVKDDVEAIQAQAKAWIADEGVDVIISTGGTGFTGRDVTPEAMTPLFDKQMDGFSWLFHKISFETIGTSTIQSRATAGLAGTTFIFCIPGSSGACKDAWDGILVHQLDYRHQPCNFVEIMPRLDEHLKRAKLRS
- a CDS encoding EAL domain-containing protein; the protein is MQRLGAVFIAICMVAISMSIGAMLHFKFGLSITEASPFSFGILLTLLLVHYQISRVRDRMMLDEQMDDLTRLKLALTKEVQDVREMARELDSTVSSRLEKEVEPILAELDVIGTLVKQLAESCADLDERMQQGEGQVAEVNAKLIAATSSVKELEEHLRANARSLSAKYERPAEKPVQPAAQPVAPSYSEPAHRYDEPEEQDDRPSPQSAATEGAPTSPFAETREQPVTSEDEAKVRRALALGHIELFMQPIVALPMRKPQYYEALTRLKADDGELITPDIFLPVCRQNGFLPMLDRLAVNEAFRLLRRLSDRGHPVELFCNLALESLADSDFFALMRDLFDQNRDLAPHVILEFSQADLRKFGLMEEETLKLLSSMGFRFSVDRVTNLAAGFDEFAQKGVKFAKVAAPILTHREAGRGLDIHPADFSRLLSRKGLDLIVTHVESERDLVNLIDYNVHLAQGDHFAPAKALKGNPATVRGPLQAGTVSQQQQAAAASRPAIRPSQVARMSGGGNEPAPNRASPVDRLSQFPEQSRLQAPTSPSSRPATPSRMPNGSGAPRAPQRPSQSASYANEPTAGAGTNGAERTLGENPRIAEALRAMAAEDTNNSETRDHFRAVLAEAAGLIAPGEASGQPGGGAAPTVRAASQDRMQPQRSVGQSERLPAADDFGLQTGTDRGQYIEVS
- a CDS encoding folate-binding protein; protein product: MRAAMRRQEKEYVMPQDQILHLANRVVVQLSGSEAESFLQRLITVDLNDLKQGELRHGALLTPQGKIAIDFLLSREDGLFRFDLDREQLGTFTKKMTLYRMRSDVTIEESSERVGVAFAPNADKEALALRDIRSDQLGWRLYGEGANWQTSPELENAYLARHIAAIVPQAGLDFSLEDAFPHDINMDFLGGLDFAKGCYVGQEVVSRMQHRGTARKRLVRLEADMPIPSTGTKILAGEKPVGEVGAVLDKRALAIVRLDRVADALKDGLALTAGGVPLRVELPEYADFALPA
- a CDS encoding TIGR01459 family HAD-type hydrolase — translated: MSSRIAGLSAIAPNYKGLLSDIWGVLHNGQTVNDCTVEALGNFRKDYGKVILITNAPRPSAQICEQLDSLGVPRDCYDAVVTSGDVTRAELTKIGKKKVFHLGHERNLPLFEGLGLELVGEDEAEMICCTSLLDNLTETPDDYDALLHRLAKRHLPFVCANPDRIADQGGKLVYCAGALADRYEAYGGEIVMAGKPEAPIYEASLAKFTEINGAPIATSDILIIGDAMPTDMRGGHYQKIDALFITAGIHAQDFGPMDAPDDDRVSLRLTHEDVETVGFMTRLAW